The Terriglobales bacterium region GGCGCGGCGGAGGGCGGCGCCCAGCGGCAATCCGTGGCGCCATTCCTTCCACAGCGAGTCAGGCCCCACCATCAACTCGCGATAGCGGGCCAGCCGGCGATCACGCTCCGCTTCGATGCGTTGCTTCCACAGGTCGCGCGCGACGGATGTGGCAAAGACCTTCTGCTTGGAGGCGGTCGCCCAAAGTACGTCCAGATCATGCACCTCGCCCAGCAGGTCCTGGAGCTCTTTCAGGGCTTTGCCCCAACGCTGGTGACGCTGAGGAAGAAAGTTCTCGACCACGTAACGGAACCTCTTGAGCCCGATACGCAACTGGTGGAAGGCCACCTTGCTGCGGTTGCGCAGCGCCTCGCGGTGAAGGGCGTGGACATCGGCCAGGCGGTGCAAAGCGAGGCATTGGAAGACCAGGCCTTCGCTTGGCACCCGATAGAAACGTCCCGAGAGCCGCTCCTTCCAATACTCCCAGCGCTTGCGATCGAACCGGCCCAGGGCGGCGACAACCCCTGCGCGCAACTCCGACTCCCGGCGCGCGCAGTGGGCGAGCAGCGCAGCCGCGACGGCATCGTCCTTACCCCCGAGCTTCAGCACCCATTCGGAGAGGACTTGGACGTCGCGCAGCTCTCCGAGCTGGCGGAAGACCGAGCGCGCGGCCCGGTCCATCCGCCGCCATGCAGGATGGAAATCGATGGTGCGGAAGCTGCTGGCGATGGAGCGGCAACGGCGCAGCGCCACCCGCAGATCGTGGACCGGATCGGACTCCAGCGCCGGCAGCACGCGGTCCATCTCGGCCACAGCGCGCTCCATCCAGTACTTCAGATCGACCTGTTGGGACGCATGAGTGCCGTTCATCGCGAGGCCGTGTAGAGGATTGCAGGACGGGATGCGGAATGCAAGGACGCGCGGCTAGGGAATGTGGCGGCCGGGAGTCTCACGATCCAGCAGGCGCACCGCCTGGTCGAGCACCGAGCGCAGCTCATCCCGGTACTTGGACTTGCCCGTGGAAACGAGCTTCCTGCGGGCCTTGCGCGGTGCGAACCAGGTAGGCCGGCGATGCGTCTCCGGCGGTTCCACGGTGCGGACTACACGCAGCAGGTAAGCCCGGACCGTGACTTCGGTCGCCAGCGCCCGTTTGTGGTGGCGGTATCGCGCGAATGACCGGCGGGCGATGACTCCGATCGCGCCCGCCTCTTCCAGAGCTTCGCGCGCCGCAGCCTGGCTGGAAGTCAGCT contains the following coding sequences:
- a CDS encoding CHAD domain-containing protein; this translates as MNGTHASQQVDLKYWMERAVAEMDRVLPALESDPVHDLRVALRRCRSIASSFRTIDFHPAWRRMDRAARSVFRQLGELRDVQVLSEWVLKLGGKDDAVAAALLAHCARRESELRAGVVAALGRFDRKRWEYWKERLSGRFYRVPSEGLVFQCLALHRLADVHALHREALRNRSKVAFHQLRIGLKRFRYVVENFLPQRHQRWGKALKELQDLLGEVHDLDVLWATASKQKVFATSVARDLWKQRIEAERDRRLARYRELMVGPDSLWKEWRHGLPLGAALRRAERERLKTWAAFLDPDLKHSQRVARLALQLRAGLVKTGTLDSSLPAELLEAAALLHGVGRSHAKQAAHKESRRLISRLVPPSSWTAADLELVALAARYARGALPATRHKRFAALPPAQRAILRQMAGILRLARSLDGDQNGAVHSVWLRRDRACLTLEARGLHEDSKLAERVAAGRYLLERICRLPLRVVGAAQPRSRRDSTR
- a CDS encoding NUDIX domain-containing protein produces the protein MGASAVSRDPSRPPSFYQVAAVCYRRRGYRLEFLLVRTDKGRWSFPKGHLERELTSSQAAAREALEEAGAIGVIARRSFARYRHHKRALATEVTVRAYLLRVVRTVEPPETHRRPTWFAPRKARRKLVSTGKSKYRDELRSVLDQAVRLLDRETPGRHIP